The following coding sequences are from one Nicotiana tomentosiformis chromosome 3, ASM39032v3, whole genome shotgun sequence window:
- the LOC138907336 gene encoding uncharacterized protein — translation MEVYKDNVLVKSLNPGNRLKHLQETFDVLRKHNMKHNPEKFAFRVIYGRLAKWAVEMSEFDVEYKPRTTIKSQVLADFVADFSPGLLPLATKEAVMVSESTSGVWTLFTYGASNDSSWPVGLNSEVIEIKCDFQLVVNQVYGIFDAKEEHMQQYVVEVQALLARFREWSITHILREENMEADALANLGTSTEMKRSDSGKVVQLMHSVLDVDSYY, via the exons atggaagtttacaaAGATAATGtgctggttaagtctttgaatccAGGGAATCGTCTAAAACACCTGCAAGAAACCTTTGACGtcctaaggaagcacaacatgaagcataACCCAGAAAAGTTTGCATTCAGAGTCATCTACG GTagactggccaaatgggctgtcgaaatgagtgaatttgacgtAGAGTATAAACCTAGAACtacgattaagtcacaagttttggccgactttgtggctgaTTTCAGTCCAGGATTGCTGCCTTTGGCCaccaaagaagcagtgatggtgtcagaatcgacatcaggagTCTGGACCTTGTTCACGtatggagcttccaat gatTCGAGCTGGCCCGTGGGACTGAactccgaggtcatagaaatcaaatgtgattttcaactggtagtaaatcaggtctacgggatcttcgacgCCAAAGAGGAACACATGCAACAATATGTAGTGGAAGTCCAGGCTCTGCTTGCAcggttcagggaatggtcaattaCCCACATCCTGAGGGAAGAAAACATGGAAGCAGATGCACTAGCCAATCTGGGCACATCCACGGAAATGAAGAGATCAGACTCTGGTAAGGTCGTGCAGCTTATGCATTCGGTATTGGATGTGGACAGTTATTATTAA